From the genome of Pelobacter propionicus DSM 2379, one region includes:
- a CDS encoding ExeA family protein, which translates to MNDKTLLALYGLKYNPFVPALPVEALWPLPGAELFARRLESLVSQGGFSLITGEPGYGKSKTLQWLGARLGQLPDIVVGVMERPQSKVADFYRELGELFGVQLNPANRYGGFKALRERWRAHCAATLLRPLLLVDEAQEVSSECLTELRLLQSASFDSQSLLFTVLCGDARLPQRFRTPELLPLGSRIRARLELSALTPQELASYLDYVLQKAGAPQLIAPELIQTLATHAHGNLRVLTHMAAELLTAAAERNLPRIDEPLYFDLFTPPVRQPRRS; encoded by the coding sequence ATGAACGATAAGACTCTCCTGGCCCTCTACGGGCTCAAGTACAACCCGTTCGTGCCGGCGCTTCCCGTGGAGGCGCTCTGGCCGCTGCCGGGCGCCGAACTCTTTGCCCGGCGCCTGGAGTCCCTGGTCTCCCAGGGCGGGTTCTCCCTGATCACCGGTGAGCCGGGCTACGGCAAATCGAAGACCCTGCAGTGGCTTGGCGCCCGCCTGGGACAACTGCCCGACATCGTAGTGGGGGTGATGGAGCGCCCCCAAAGCAAGGTCGCCGATTTCTATCGCGAGCTTGGAGAGCTATTCGGCGTTCAGCTCAATCCCGCCAACCGGTATGGCGGATTCAAGGCGCTGCGTGAGCGCTGGCGCGCACACTGTGCAGCGACTCTCTTGCGCCCGCTGCTCCTGGTCGATGAGGCTCAGGAGGTCAGCTCCGAGTGCCTGACCGAACTGAGGCTCCTGCAAAGCGCGAGCTTCGACTCCCAGAGCCTGCTCTTCACCGTGCTGTGCGGCGACGCCCGGCTCCCCCAGCGCTTCCGCACCCCGGAACTCCTACCCTTGGGCAGTCGCATCCGCGCCCGCCTGGAACTCTCCGCGCTCACCCCGCAGGAGCTGGCTTCCTACCTGGACTACGTCCTGCAGAAAGCCGGGGCGCCCCAGTTGATCGCACCGGAGCTGATCCAAACCCTGGCAACCCATGCACACGGAAACCTGCGGGTGCTCACACACATGGCGGCGGAACTGCTCACCGCCGCCGCCGAGCGCAACCTCCCGCGCATCGACGAACCCCTCTACTTCGACCTATTCACTCCTCCCGTGCGTCAGCCGCGCCGTTCCTGA
- a CDS encoding nuclear transport factor 2 family protein, whose amino-acid sequence MIGAIIAKRNVRAGLEALNRRDVSTFLSSWAEDAVWSYPGDSPVSGRFIGKKAIRGWFENLLRQMPQLKFTVHSVCVSNVFDLVGNNTAAAHWEVDFTNRDGYRLQYSGVAILTIKKGKVVEGQDFIFAMNDQIRCLWGNSKPEV is encoded by the coding sequence ATGATCGGAGCCATTATTGCGAAGAGGAATGTTAGGGCTGGTCTGGAAGCACTGAATCGGCGTGACGTATCCACGTTTCTGTCGTCTTGGGCGGAAGATGCTGTGTGGAGCTATCCCGGAGATTCACCTGTCAGTGGAAGGTTCATCGGTAAAAAGGCGATCAGGGGGTGGTTCGAGAATCTCCTACGACAGATGCCTCAACTGAAGTTTACTGTCCACAGTGTCTGCGTCTCCAATGTGTTCGATCTCGTCGGAAATAATACCGCGGCGGCCCATTGGGAGGTGGACTTCACCAACAGGGATGGCTATCGCCTGCAGTACAGTGGTGTGGCAATCCTTACCATCAAGAAGGGAAAGGTGGTCGAGGGACAAGATTTCATATTCGCAATGAACGATCAGATCAGGTGCCTGTGGGGCAACTCGAAGCCTGAAGTGTGA
- a CDS encoding IS481 family transposase: protein MKKNVVPKQRWARFRLQVIGPLLASPAASGELQGKIRELSERVYRHPLLPEKSIRLGFSTLERWYYQAKDAADPIAALSRKARSDAGCQIALSEALLSALEVQYARYPRWTVQLHYDNLAAEVAQKPQMGALPSYQSVLRRMREKGWQKRREPANPTEGQRRAVRRRESREIRGYEASHVHALWHLDFHQGSLKVLDEEGGWQTPLVCAVLDDRSRLCCHLQWYLAESAQNLAHALTQAMLKRGLPRALMTDNGSAMLAEETREGLARLGVSHDTTLPYSPYMNGKQEVFWAQLEGRLMELLRGVSPLRLEFLNRTTQAWVEQDYHRRTHSEIGCAPIERLLAGPEVSRSAPDMDSLNLAFTRQVTRTQRKSDATVTVEGVRFEVPSRFRHLPRLTLRHAGWDVSRMVLVDPDSCNPLARLLPQDKEKNASGQRRTLEPVAAQSAQANASPEEMPALLRKWLADYAATGLPPAYLAVKEGPDER, encoded by the coding sequence ATGAAGAAGAATGTAGTCCCGAAGCAGCGCTGGGCCAGGTTTCGGCTGCAGGTGATCGGACCGCTATTGGCGAGCCCTGCCGCGAGCGGGGAGTTGCAGGGAAAGATCCGGGAATTGAGCGAGAGGGTGTACCGGCATCCCCTGCTCCCGGAGAAGTCTATACGACTTGGTTTTTCCACGCTCGAACGCTGGTACTACCAGGCGAAGGACGCCGCGGACCCGATCGCTGCGCTGAGTCGCAAGGCGCGTTCGGACGCCGGGTGTCAGATTGCGCTGTCCGAGGCGCTCTTGAGCGCCCTGGAAGTGCAGTATGCCAGGTATCCTCGCTGGACGGTGCAACTGCACTACGACAACCTCGCCGCCGAAGTGGCCCAAAAGCCCCAGATGGGAGCCTTGCCGAGCTACCAGAGCGTGCTTCGCCGAATGCGGGAGAAGGGGTGGCAGAAAAGGCGCGAGCCCGCGAACCCGACCGAAGGACAACGCCGCGCCGTCCGGCGCCGCGAAAGCCGTGAGATTCGCGGCTATGAGGCGAGCCACGTGCACGCCCTGTGGCACCTCGACTTCCACCAGGGAAGCCTCAAGGTGCTGGACGAGGAGGGGGGCTGGCAGACGCCCCTGGTGTGCGCGGTTCTGGACGACCGGAGCAGGCTCTGCTGCCATCTGCAGTGGTATCTGGCGGAAAGCGCCCAGAACCTCGCGCATGCTCTCACGCAGGCGATGCTGAAACGTGGGCTTCCCAGGGCTCTGATGACCGATAATGGAAGCGCGATGCTGGCGGAGGAAACCCGGGAGGGGCTGGCCCGACTCGGGGTGAGCCACGACACAACCCTTCCTTACTCGCCCTATATGAACGGGAAACAGGAGGTGTTCTGGGCGCAGCTTGAGGGACGTCTCATGGAGCTTTTGCGCGGGGTGAGCCCCTTGCGGCTGGAGTTCCTCAACCGCACCACCCAGGCGTGGGTCGAACAGGACTATCACCGCCGTACCCACAGCGAGATCGGCTGCGCTCCGATCGAGCGCCTGCTCGCCGGACCGGAGGTCTCCCGCTCGGCTCCCGACATGGACTCCTTGAATCTCGCCTTCACCCGCCAGGTTACGCGCACCCAGCGCAAAAGCGATGCAACCGTGACGGTCGAGGGGGTGCGCTTCGAGGTCCCGTCGCGGTTCAGGCATCTCCCCCGCCTGACGTTACGCCATGCCGGTTGGGACGTAAGCCGGATGGTTCTAGTGGATCCCGACAGCTGCAATCCCTTGGCCCGGCTGCTCCCCCAGGACAAGGAGAAAAACGCCTCCGGTCAGCGCCGCACTCTGGAACCGGTTGCGGCGCAGTCGGCCCAGGCGAACGCCTCACCCGAGGAGATGCCCGCACTGCTTCGCAAGTGGCTGGCGGATTACGCCGCCACCGGGCTTCCACCGGCCTATCTTGCCGTGAAGGAGGGTCCCGATGAACGATAA
- a CDS encoding coiled-coil domain-containing protein, translated as MEKVEYRVSIKTIKDILIIVLILVVGWNLLKADFSISFGQINSSELLSLLLALFAIGLSVAFYVKANKISNMFYDNMYKFTKQNSELLGRIEAGFGEQLRHLDEGYSGLRERFDMLPIDLAKTKARVEDEKAEVKQMEQERDKLLEELAIRANLENAEKEAMFAKLKSREIELQSAKNELSKLQMKLRDAVDEKESGVPLRAIKHTKRAVLDKLGLEDIAEADDATLMSAWNLIKDELSRPYMNDLRRSGIAEKNGELTEEGLQFIKLTAREVGA; from the coding sequence ATGGAAAAAGTTGAATATCGGGTATCCATAAAAACAATAAAGGATATCTTAATCATAGTCTTGATTCTGGTTGTTGGATGGAACCTTCTAAAAGCCGATTTCAGTATTTCATTCGGTCAAATCAATTCGAGTGAGCTGCTATCATTGTTGTTGGCATTGTTCGCGATTGGATTGTCAGTGGCTTTTTACGTTAAGGCCAACAAAATAAGTAACATGTTTTACGACAACATGTATAAATTTACAAAACAGAATTCGGAGTTGCTAGGAAGGATCGAAGCTGGATTCGGAGAGCAGCTAAGACATCTAGACGAGGGATACTCTGGCCTAAGAGAACGTTTCGACATGCTTCCGATCGATTTAGCAAAAACCAAGGCCAGGGTTGAGGATGAAAAAGCCGAAGTCAAACAAATGGAACAAGAACGAGACAAGTTACTTGAAGAACTGGCTATTAGAGCAAATCTAGAAAATGCAGAAAAGGAAGCTATGTTTGCAAAGCTAAAATCCAGAGAGATAGAGTTACAATCAGCCAAAAATGAGCTTTCAAAACTTCAAATGAAATTGAGGGATGCCGTTGATGAGAAAGAATCGGGCGTTCCACTAAGAGCTATAAAGCATACGAAAAGAGCTGTTTTAGACAAATTAGGGCTGGAAGACATTGCAGAAGCAGATGATGCTACCTTAATGTCAGCGTGGAACCTTATTAAGGATGAGTTGTCAAGGCCATACATGAACGACCTACGTCGATCTGGTATAGCTGAAAAGAATGGAGAATTGACAGAGGAAGGCCTCCAGTTTATCAAGCTCACAGCACGAGAAGTAGGCGCTTAA
- a CDS encoding DMP19 family protein: MNKIPCIQCGVMILASTAEKTGGLCTPCKTGTRESLEESRQWNKNRRDQLAKAESEREPIEVLRKSGHKMQFHHYHGLEDPAYEIFRAALDTVYDKGNGKNEHIERLSKECRLVYLLWCFDGEIHNGGFDQLFTNSLGNHCLEILQDLDVIGAKKSYDLLRIALSWFPNSSPSTNRRERWTQYELFSEQQKYQTDMDRLDKEFYKDEDKLANLICDYVMHHGSAFIVESDGQL; encoded by the coding sequence ATGAATAAAATTCCTTGCATACAATGTGGAGTAATGATTTTGGCGTCTACCGCTGAAAAGACTGGTGGTCTCTGCACGCCATGCAAGACTGGAACTCGTGAGTCATTGGAGGAGTCGCGCCAATGGAATAAGAACCGCAGGGATCAGCTAGCCAAGGCGGAAAGCGAGCGGGAACCTATCGAGGTATTGAGAAAGTCGGGACACAAAATGCAGTTTCATCACTACCATGGCCTAGAAGATCCTGCATATGAAATATTTCGCGCGGCTCTGGACACCGTCTATGACAAAGGAAATGGTAAAAATGAACACATTGAACGACTCTCAAAGGAATGCCGCCTTGTGTATTTGCTTTGGTGTTTTGACGGAGAAATTCACAATGGGGGCTTTGACCAGCTTTTTACCAACTCTCTCGGTAATCACTGCTTAGAAATACTGCAAGATCTTGATGTTATCGGAGCAAAGAAGTCCTACGATTTACTGCGAATAGCGCTAAGTTGGTTCCCAAACTCCTCACCTTCGACAAACCGTCGAGAACGGTGGACTCAATATGAACTGTTCTCAGAACAGCAGAAATACCAAACTGACATGGACCGGCTTGATAAGGAGTTTTACAAGGATGAAGACAAATTGGCTAACTTGATTTGCGATTACGTTATGCACCACGGGTCAGCATTCATAGTCGAAAGTGATGGGCAGCTGTAA
- the panP gene encoding pyridoxal-dependent aspartate 1-decarboxylase PanP, producing MPKKRDAARANLETLYRIFTVPEAPDSTLGAIDQAIADDVIGFLQTHIVAVEHDLEEIEAYYSSPVIPEEPTYVSEYTEFVKRNLVAQSVHTAAPGFVGHMTSALPYFMLPLARLMTALNQNLVKVETSKAFTPMERQVLAMLHRLVYRRPDDFYPPWIHNSQHALGAFCSGGTIANVTALWVARNRLFAPSRTFGGIAREGLFRALKHHGCDGIAVLVSERGHYSFGKATDLLGFGRDNLIKVKTDGHNRIDLKLLREEYRRLRDRNILPLALVGIAGTTETGNVDPLEAMADFAQEIGCHFHVDAAWGGPTLFSDRYRSLLAGIERADSVTIDGHKQLYVPMGAGMVVFKDPTAQSAIEHHANYILRRGSKDLGSHTLEGSRPGMAMLVHAGFCIIGRKGYELLIDRGIERARTFAEMVRSHPDFELTSEPELNILTYRFSPAKVQQALARATDEQRPYINALLDQVNQQLQKHQREAGKTFVSRTRLCVGPRQEEFTVLRAVLANPLTTDEIMEAILAEQCEIARTPEIQALLRQIERRCAGGERDEPLQLQDYPGELDELDES from the coding sequence ATGCCGAAAAAACGTGACGCAGCCCGCGCCAACCTGGAAACCCTGTACCGGATCTTCACCGTACCCGAGGCGCCCGATTCGACCCTGGGCGCCATCGACCAGGCGATTGCCGACGATGTAATCGGTTTTTTGCAGACCCATATCGTTGCCGTGGAGCACGACCTGGAAGAGATCGAGGCCTACTACTCCTCCCCTGTCATCCCGGAAGAGCCGACCTATGTCTCCGAATATACGGAATTCGTCAAACGGAACCTGGTGGCCCAGTCGGTGCATACCGCCGCCCCCGGCTTTGTGGGCCACATGACCTCGGCGCTCCCCTACTTCATGCTTCCCCTGGCGCGGCTGATGACCGCCCTCAACCAGAACCTGGTCAAGGTGGAGACCTCCAAGGCCTTTACCCCCATGGAACGGCAGGTTCTGGCCATGCTCCACCGCCTGGTCTATCGCCGGCCGGACGACTTCTATCCCCCCTGGATTCACAACAGCCAGCATGCCTTGGGCGCTTTCTGTTCCGGCGGCACCATTGCCAACGTTACGGCGCTCTGGGTGGCGCGCAACCGCCTCTTCGCCCCCAGCAGGACCTTTGGCGGCATTGCCCGGGAAGGGCTGTTCCGCGCCCTGAAACATCACGGCTGCGACGGGATCGCCGTGCTCGTCTCCGAGCGGGGACACTACTCCTTCGGCAAGGCCACCGACCTGCTGGGCTTCGGCCGGGACAACCTGATCAAGGTGAAGACCGACGGCCATAACCGCATCGACCTGAAGCTGCTCAGGGAAGAGTACCGGCGTCTGCGGGACCGCAACATCCTTCCGCTGGCGCTGGTGGGCATTGCCGGGACCACCGAAACCGGCAACGTGGACCCGCTGGAGGCCATGGCGGATTTCGCCCAGGAGATCGGCTGTCATTTTCACGTGGATGCCGCCTGGGGCGGACCGACCCTCTTTTCCGACCGTTACCGCTCCCTGCTGGCCGGCATAGAGCGGGCCGATTCGGTGACCATCGACGGCCACAAGCAGCTGTATGTGCCCATGGGGGCGGGGATGGTGGTGTTCAAGGACCCGACTGCCCAGTCGGCCATAGAGCACCACGCCAACTACATCCTGCGCCGCGGTTCCAAGGACCTGGGCAGCCACACCCTGGAGGGGTCGCGGCCCGGGATGGCCATGCTGGTTCATGCCGGTTTTTGCATCATCGGTCGCAAGGGGTACGAGCTGCTCATCGACAGGGGGATCGAGCGGGCGCGGACCTTTGCCGAGATGGTCCGCAGCCATCCCGATTTCGAGCTGACCAGCGAGCCGGAGCTGAACATCCTTACCTACCGCTTCAGTCCGGCCAAGGTTCAGCAGGCCCTGGCGCGAGCAACGGATGAACAGCGCCCCTACATCAACGCGCTCCTGGACCAGGTTAACCAGCAGCTGCAGAAGCACCAGCGGGAAGCGGGCAAGACCTTCGTCTCCCGAACCCGTCTCTGCGTGGGGCCTCGCCAGGAGGAGTTCACCGTGCTGCGGGCCGTGCTGGCCAACCCGCTGACCACCGATGAGATCATGGAGGCGATTCTGGCCGAACAGTGCGAGATCGCGCGCACGCCTGAGATTCAGGCGCTGCTCAGGCAGATAGAGCGGCGCTGTGCAGGTGGGGAGCGGGACGAGCCGCTCCAACTCCAGGACTACCCCGGTGAGTTGGACGAGCTGGACGAGTCGTAG
- a CDS encoding WD40 repeat domain-containing protein, protein MNKVLSVSLGGEEMVATQPVEHIMTALLALEKDPERSRLLVAAHKEWLTLRMNHCAAVCNSGDSTKGRQDLTECYNTFDNQRIEMLNQQRIALLFNTPPIGPLPNQPMNFAYSPESKTRPSEPRSLAVASAAPMAAVTFANDMTEIFDLVSGRLLSRIHTLDADKRRGIYHFFLSPNGRVLIASYHWTKRGLKMWDTISGDLLRDKMVLPDYIRFPMADGRNFIYTDNNRIGIYDIVTDKPIWYSEGKRPASYMALSPDEKWLIVGRDEKMESWELIRSEGNQISYVFRREETVGNYFQQPASIVFSRDNQSFIGALPSGSLMKWQISELKVVQRMRFPKYKDIRIIQVPHADPFLMEARVSSLVSEAFVADLVKEKAQCLTEHRGTNTRMAALADNLVLLATPQELKIVRLPSSSEMLPLGKALGGIAAEALPLYPGVQQANPQSRVDCDSFQTEAIGVYEGKLENGVRRFRERIAGNVVVNVGLTDKPVKLVLSSYEPVVWQLRLSSDARISEILLSGSNESRIEGISQTGVTYIGNAYSYGSTNPRGRSASDLAYSVRQKTGCGMDNFQGSYTGSLFHIGVQSSGSRSEGDGFYKYVDEYGNVSYKDHRD, encoded by the coding sequence GTGAACAAGGTACTATCAGTCTCGCTAGGCGGAGAGGAAATGGTCGCTACACAACCGGTTGAGCATATTATGACAGCTCTGCTTGCCCTGGAAAAAGATCCGGAGAGGTCCCGCTTGCTTGTGGCTGCCCATAAGGAATGGCTCACATTAAGGATGAACCATTGCGCAGCCGTGTGCAATTCGGGGGATTCGACAAAAGGCCGTCAAGACCTGACAGAATGCTATAATACCTTCGATAACCAACGAATAGAGATGTTGAATCAACAGAGGATCGCCCTGTTGTTCAACACCCCGCCAATAGGTCCCCTCCCGAACCAACCCATGAATTTCGCCTATTCCCCCGAGTCGAAGACCCGACCAAGTGAGCCCCGTTCCCTTGCCGTAGCCTCGGCTGCTCCCATGGCAGCAGTGACCTTCGCAAACGATATGACCGAAATATTCGATCTAGTAAGCGGGCGACTTCTAAGCAGGATACATACTCTTGACGCTGATAAACGGCGAGGTATTTATCATTTTTTTCTGTCCCCCAACGGAAGGGTCCTGATCGCCTCTTACCACTGGACAAAGAGAGGGCTGAAGATGTGGGACACGATAAGCGGGGACCTTCTCAGAGACAAAATGGTATTGCCCGACTATATACGGTTTCCCATGGCGGATGGCAGAAACTTCATATATACGGACAATAACAGGATCGGCATCTACGATATCGTGACGGACAAACCGATCTGGTATTCCGAGGGTAAGAGACCGGCCTCTTACATGGCGCTAAGCCCCGATGAAAAATGGCTGATAGTTGGGCGAGATGAGAAGATGGAGAGCTGGGAACTCATCAGGTCGGAAGGCAATCAAATCTCGTATGTTTTCCGAAGAGAGGAAACCGTGGGTAATTATTTCCAGCAACCAGCCTCAATCGTCTTTTCCCGCGACAACCAATCATTTATCGGTGCTCTTCCGAGCGGCTCCCTGATGAAATGGCAGATATCCGAGCTAAAGGTCGTACAGCGCATGCGATTTCCCAAATACAAGGACATCAGGATAATTCAGGTGCCACATGCGGATCCCTTCTTGATGGAAGCGAGGGTATCGAGTTTAGTATCGGAAGCATTCGTAGCCGACCTGGTGAAAGAAAAGGCGCAATGCCTGACTGAGCATAGAGGCACAAACACAAGGATGGCGGCTCTAGCCGACAATCTGGTACTGCTTGCCACCCCTCAGGAGTTAAAGATCGTGAGATTGCCCAGTTCCAGTGAAATGCTTCCCCTCGGAAAGGCGTTGGGCGGTATTGCCGCAGAGGCGCTCCCCCTCTATCCGGGTGTACAACAGGCCAATCCACAGTCACGGGTAGACTGCGACAGCTTTCAAACGGAAGCGATCGGTGTCTACGAAGGGAAATTGGAAAACGGCGTGAGGCGGTTCCGTGAAAGAATAGCCGGTAATGTTGTTGTGAATGTGGGTCTAACTGACAAACCCGTGAAACTGGTTTTAAGCTCATACGAACCGGTGGTTTGGCAATTGCGTCTATCTTCAGATGCACGAATTTCAGAAATTCTACTTTCCGGGTCCAATGAAAGCAGGATAGAGGGCATTTCCCAAACCGGGGTTACATATATCGGAAATGCCTATTCGTATGGATCAACTAACCCTCGAGGCCGTTCTGCTTCTGATCTTGCTTATTCCGTCAGGCAAAAGACAGGATGCGGTATGGATAATTTTCAGGGTTCCTATACAGGGTCGCTTTTCCATATTGGTGTACAGTCAAGCGGTAGTCGCTCGGAAGGGGATGGATTTTATAAGTATGTTGATGAGTATGGAAACGTTTCATACAAGGACCACCGAGACTAA
- a CDS encoding DUF2251 domain-containing protein, with the protein MNSTVTAEQMINVGEETVIEDQSPKTCFAVVFEDDGETGYFYGLDRSLGDPILDTLHIYNSDAVTDKNIPSKVQILWSQDGLKAALIINQYPHAVFDFEGKRGYCRSNFPPPNECWTKFSHEW; encoded by the coding sequence ATGAACTCGACAGTAACGGCGGAGCAGATGATTAACGTCGGCGAGGAGACGGTGATAGAGGATCAATCTCCGAAGACATGCTTTGCAGTTGTGTTCGAGGATGACGGTGAGACAGGCTATTTCTATGGACTTGACAGGTCATTAGGCGATCCAATCTTGGACACCTTGCACATCTACAACTCAGATGCGGTTACCGACAAAAATATCCCGTCTAAGGTGCAGATATTGTGGTCGCAAGATGGATTGAAAGCCGCTTTGATCATTAATCAATATCCTCACGCTGTATTCGATTTTGAAGGGAAAAGAGGATACTGCAGATCGAATTTCCCACCACCAAATGAATGTTGGACAAAGTTTAGCCACGAATGGTGA
- the upp gene encoding uracil phosphoribosyltransferase, translating to MAIFEVKHPLIQHKLGLMRKADQSTKQFRELASEVARLLTYEATKDLETESITITGWAGPVTVQQIKGKKITVVPILRAGLGMMNGVLDMIPSAKVSVVGLYRNEETLEPVAYYEKFASGMEERIALIIDPMLATGGSLLTTIEMLKKTGCRRIKGLFLVAVPEGLERIGRAHPDVEIYVASIDERLNEQGYILPGLGDAGDKIFGTK from the coding sequence GTGGCGATCTTCGAAGTCAAGCACCCCCTGATCCAGCACAAACTCGGCCTGATGCGCAAGGCGGACCAGAGCACGAAACAGTTTCGGGAACTGGCGTCCGAAGTCGCCCGCCTTTTGACCTATGAGGCGACAAAAGACCTGGAAACCGAGAGCATCACCATCACCGGCTGGGCCGGACCGGTCACCGTCCAGCAGATCAAGGGAAAAAAGATCACGGTGGTGCCGATCCTGCGGGCCGGCCTGGGGATGATGAACGGCGTCCTGGACATGATCCCCAGCGCCAAGGTCAGCGTGGTCGGCCTCTACCGTAACGAGGAGACGCTGGAACCGGTGGCCTACTACGAGAAATTCGCCAGCGGCATGGAGGAGCGCATCGCCCTGATCATCGATCCCATGCTGGCCACCGGCGGCTCGCTGCTGACAACCATCGAGATGCTGAAAAAGACCGGCTGCAGGCGCATCAAGGGGCTCTTTCTGGTGGCCGTTCCCGAGGGCCTGGAGCGCATCGGCCGCGCCCATCCCGATGTGGAGATCTACGTTGCCTCCATCGACGAGCGCCTGAACGAACAGGGCTACATCCTTCCCGGCCTGGGCGATGCCGGGGACAAGATATTCGGCACGAAATAG
- a CDS encoding acyl carrier protein, translated as MTVEEIEKKLIQGIASITGCDLAAISPHSPFHELGLDSFGFVETLVFIEETFKLKLISTELTRQDFESIHLLAQLIARKQ; from the coding sequence ATGACCGTTGAAGAAATTGAAAAAAAACTGATCCAGGGTATCGCATCCATTACCGGCTGCGATCTGGCCGCCATCTCTCCCCATTCCCCCTTCCACGAGCTGGGGCTGGACTCCTTCGGTTTCGTCGAGACCCTGGTCTTCATCGAAGAAACCTTCAAGTTGAAGCTGATCTCCACGGAACTGACCAGGCAGGATTTCGAGAGCATCCACCTGCTGGCGCAGCTGATCGCCAGAAAACAGTGA
- a CDS encoding BrnT family toxin produces MKPINWNSDKNVALKIERGVSFEEVLVAISQGALLDVVIHPNEEKYQNQRIFIVRIRGYAYLVPFVETDGEIFLKTVIPSRNATKRYISKGKNNE; encoded by the coding sequence ATGAAACCTATCAACTGGAACTCGGATAAAAATGTGGCGCTCAAAATTGAGCGCGGCGTCTCCTTCGAGGAAGTATTGGTGGCAATCTCGCAAGGAGCGCTCCTCGATGTCGTCATACATCCAAACGAGGAAAAGTACCAGAATCAACGCATTTTTATCGTCCGCATTCGCGGTTACGCCTACTTGGTTCCCTTCGTTGAAACAGACGGAGAAATATTTCTGAAAACCGTCATCCCAAGCCGAAATGCCACCAAAAGGTATATCTCAAAGGGGAAGAACAATGAGTAG